A genomic segment from Vagococcus zengguangii encodes:
- a CDS encoding PTS sugar transporter subunit IIB, with the protein MSKKTIMLVCSAGMSTSMLVTKMQKAADEQGLETDIFAVSASDADNNLAAKNVDVLLLGPQVRFMKGQFEEKLADKGIPLDVIDMKDYGMMNGPNVLAQALKLIGE; encoded by the coding sequence ATGTCTAAAAAAACAATTATGTTAGTATGTTCAGCAGGAATGAGTACGTCTATGTTAGTAACAAAAATGCAAAAAGCAGCGGATGAGCAAGGCTTAGAAACAGATATCTTCGCAGTATCAGCATCAGATGCAGATAACAACTTAGCAGCTAAAAATGTTGACGTCTTATTATTAGGACCTCAAGTTCGTTTCATGAAAGGTCAATTCGAAGAGAAGTTAGCGGATAAAGGGATTCCTTTAGATGTAATCGACATGAAAGACTACGGTATGATGAACGGACCAAACGTCCTAGCCCAAGCCTTAAAATTAATCGGAGAGTAA
- a CDS encoding DUF3284 domain-containing protein, translated as MKIVKTLNIPADFFYQQVINSVVFDIRKSTGETIKPHQLANYSYVKEFSKNSRARITIEEAKTNECYRFNTSTIRNEFNVVYQIKPTSDQQCEVTYTEEMTSHGLLQKLNDSLFGVVMTPFKKKQLVKMLEAMEASY; from the coding sequence ATGAAAATCGTTAAAACCTTAAATATACCCGCCGATTTTTTTTACCAACAAGTGATTAATTCAGTAGTGTTTGACATTCGTAAGAGTACAGGTGAAACAATCAAACCTCATCAATTAGCCAATTATAGCTATGTTAAAGAGTTCTCTAAAAATAGTCGGGCGCGTATCACCATTGAAGAAGCCAAAACGAATGAATGTTATCGATTTAATACTTCAACTATTCGTAATGAGTTTAATGTCGTTTACCAAATCAAGCCCACATCTGATCAACAGTGTGAGGTGACTTATACAGAAGAGATGACTTCACATGGACTTCTACAAAAACTTAATGATAGTTTATTTGGTGTTGTGATGACGCCTTTTAAGAAGAAACAACTAGTTAAAATGTTAGAAGCAATGGAAGCTTCGTATTAG
- a CDS encoding haloacid dehalogenase-like hydrolase, whose protein sequence is MVKRLISANASDISKFTKEDLVQSIKASEGRVILSENVVMHEPIVGDITSSELARAYGADMILLNGFDVFEPIILSLYEGQYAAWNAKPNDNAIRDLKKLVGLPIGANLEPVDPNANMTSDVIEISKGRTASAETFKRANEIGLDFILLTGNPGTGVTNQRIAENIKIAKEHFDGVIIAGKMHSAGVDEPVASAESAKQFVEAGADIVLVPAVGSVWGITEKMVAEVVEYCHSQDKLVMSAIGTSQESSHPDTIRDIALRNKILGVDIQHIGDANMGLVGIKNIKELSDAIRGERHTVSRFARSVNR, encoded by the coding sequence ATGGTCAAACGATTAATTAGTGCTAATGCAAGTGACATTAGCAAATTTACAAAGGAAGACTTAGTACAAAGTATTAAAGCTAGTGAAGGACGCGTTATTCTAAGTGAAAATGTCGTCATGCATGAACCAATCGTTGGTGATATTACATCAAGTGAGTTAGCACGAGCTTATGGTGCGGATATGATTTTATTAAATGGTTTCGATGTTTTTGAACCGATTATATTAAGTTTATATGAAGGACAATATGCGGCATGGAATGCTAAACCTAATGACAACGCAATTCGTGATTTGAAAAAATTAGTGGGACTGCCAATTGGTGCTAACTTAGAACCTGTTGATCCAAACGCTAATATGACATCGGATGTCATTGAAATTTCTAAAGGACGTACGGCTTCAGCTGAAACATTCAAACGTGCCAATGAAATTGGGTTAGATTTTATCTTATTAACAGGTAATCCGGGAACAGGTGTCACCAACCAACGAATTGCTGAAAATATCAAAATCGCTAAAGAGCATTTTGATGGTGTGATAATTGCTGGTAAAATGCATAGTGCTGGCGTAGATGAGCCAGTCGCAAGTGCTGAATCGGCCAAACAGTTCGTCGAAGCGGGGGCGGATATTGTGTTAGTGCCAGCTGTAGGTAGCGTTTGGGGAATTACTGAAAAAATGGTAGCTGAAGTGGTCGAATACTGCCATAGTCAAGATAAATTAGTGATGAGTGCGATTGGAACGTCTCAAGAAAGTTCTCATCCAGATACTATTCGAGACATTGCGTTACGTAATAAAATATTAGGGGTTGATATTCAACATATTGGTGATGCGAATATGGGATTAGTCGGCATAAAAAATATTAAGGAACTATCAGATGCAATCCGCGGTGAACGTCATACTGTTTCACGTTTTGCTCGCTCAGTAAATCGTTAA
- a CDS encoding PTS sugar transporter subunit IIC: protein MNALTTWLERYILPVAGKIGNQKHLVALRDAFIGTMPVTMAGSMAVLINAIIRDLPTQFIDGYDANTIPVFREIIGINGYVWNGTLAIAGLMFAFSLGYNIARAYGVNDLAGGLVSVGALIQGIAFSAPASVQVPQGELGTKAVDALKAVGAAVDTVEVKDAATGAVTVFDQVTNSAWGWLKLDHLNGNAFFTAMILGFVSVVIFSKLMNKNITIKMPEQVPPAVSKAFAAIIPALVALYVVGIFNYFFTKGTGMLFIDWVQKTIAEPLLGLSQGFGAVILVTIFIQLFWFFGIHGMNVLAPVLEGIWGVAQIKNVNLFNEGGVELVKAEGYKWVRGSFDAYTMFGGSGGTIVLIIAILMFSKRADYKTIGKLSLGPGIFNINEPVMFGLPIVLNPIMFVPFLLAPLVTTAIGYFATTMDLVNPVSQQVVWVTPPLLLSFLATGADWRAPIVTLICMIVSFIIYAPFVIAANKMEEQ, encoded by the coding sequence ATGAATGCTTTAACAACATGGTTGGAAAGATATATTCTTCCAGTCGCAGGTAAAATTGGTAATCAAAAACATTTGGTTGCACTAAGAGATGCCTTCATTGGTACCATGCCAGTAACAATGGCAGGGTCTATGGCGGTGTTAATTAACGCAATTATTCGTGATTTACCAACACAGTTTATTGACGGTTATGACGCTAATACTATTCCAGTTTTTAGAGAAATTATTGGAATTAATGGTTATGTATGGAATGGGACGTTAGCGATTGCCGGTTTGATGTTTGCTTTCTCATTAGGTTACAACATTGCACGTGCTTATGGCGTGAATGATTTAGCCGGTGGATTAGTTTCAGTAGGAGCTTTAATTCAAGGGATTGCTTTCTCAGCACCAGCTTCAGTTCAAGTTCCTCAAGGGGAGTTAGGTACTAAAGCAGTCGATGCATTAAAAGCAGTAGGAGCAGCAGTTGATACAGTCGAAGTAAAAGACGCAGCAACAGGTGCTGTCACAGTATTTGACCAAGTAACAAATAGTGCTTGGGGTTGGTTAAAACTTGATCATTTAAATGGTAATGCGTTCTTCACAGCAATGATTTTAGGTTTCGTTTCTGTTGTTATTTTCTCTAAATTAATGAACAAAAACATTACGATTAAAATGCCAGAACAAGTGCCACCAGCTGTAAGTAAAGCTTTCGCAGCGATTATTCCAGCTTTAGTAGCATTGTACGTTGTAGGTATCTTCAACTACTTCTTTACTAAAGGAACTGGTATGTTATTCATCGATTGGGTACAAAAAACAATCGCTGAACCATTATTAGGTTTATCTCAAGGTTTCGGAGCAGTTATCTTAGTAACTATTTTCATCCAATTATTCTGGTTCTTCGGAATTCACGGTATGAACGTTTTAGCGCCAGTTTTAGAAGGAATTTGGGGAGTTGCTCAAATTAAAAACGTTAACTTGTTTAACGAAGGTGGCGTTGAATTAGTTAAAGCTGAAGGTTATAAATGGGTACGTGGTTCATTCGATGCATACACAATGTTCGGTGGATCAGGTGGTACGATTGTCTTAATTATCGCGATTTTAATGTTCTCTAAGCGTGCTGATTACAAGACTATCGGTAAATTATCATTAGGACCTGGTATCTTCAACATTAACGAACCTGTTATGTTTGGTTTACCAATCGTGTTAAACCCAATTATGTTCGTACCATTCTTATTAGCACCATTAGTAACAACAGCAATTGGTTACTTTGCAACAACAATGGACTTAGTAAACCCTGTTTCTCAACAAGTAGTATGGGTAACACCACCATTACTATTATCATTCTTAGCAACAGGAGCAGACTGGAGAGCACCAATCGTAACATTAATCTGTATGATTGTCTCATTCATCATCTATGCACCATTCGTTATCGCAGCAAACAAAATGGAAGAACAATAA
- a CDS encoding PTS sugar transporter subunit IIB, whose protein sequence is MATKTIMLVCSAGMSTSMLVTKMQKAADAQGLETDIFAVSASDADNSLAAKNVDVLLLGPQVRFMKGQFEAKLADKGIPLDIIDMKDYGMMNGENVLAQALKLIEGA, encoded by the coding sequence ATGGCAACAAAAACAATTATGTTAGTATGTTCAGCAGGAATGAGTACGTCTATGTTAGTAACAAAAATGCAAAAAGCAGCAGATGCTCAAGGATTAGAAACAGATATCTTCGCAGTCTCAGCTTCAGATGCTGACAATAGCTTAGCTGCAAAAAATGTTGATGTTTTATTATTAGGACCTCAAGTACGTTTCATGAAAGGTCAATTCGAAGCTAAGTTAGCAGACAAAGGTATTCCATTAGATATTATCGATATGAAAGACTATGGCATGATGAACGGCGAAAATGTTCTAGCACAAGCGTTAAAATTAATCGAAGGTGCGTAA
- a CDS encoding PTS lactose/cellobiose transporter subunit IIA, which translates to MDQEYLEAVMGLIINSGNAKSDAMEAIYAAKAGNFEEADAKIKGAEEALVQAHHSQTGLLTKEAQGEKLEITLLTVHSQDHLMTSIAFTDLAKEIIDLHRKISE; encoded by the coding sequence ATGGATCAAGAATATTTAGAAGCAGTCATGGGATTAATCATTAACTCAGGAAATGCTAAAAGCGATGCAATGGAAGCTATCTATGCTGCGAAAGCAGGAAACTTTGAAGAAGCAGACGCGAAAATTAAAGGCGCGGAAGAAGCATTAGTTCAAGCGCATCATTCTCAAACAGGCTTATTAACGAAAGAGGCACAAGGCGAGAAGTTAGAAATCACTTTATTAACGGTTCATAGCCAAGATCATTTAATGACATCAATCGCTTTTACTGATTTAGCGAAAGAAATCATTGACTTACACCGCAAAATTAGCGAATAA
- a CDS encoding DUF3188 domain-containing protein, translated as MMMKNGLALISLGCLLFMFSVNPKTLKYDFLLMATAVSLIVLGAVLAYKGNKNAKKAEVKQHENR; from the coding sequence ATGATGATGAAAAACGGTTTAGCCTTAATTAGTTTAGGTTGTTTATTATTTATGTTTAGTGTGAATCCAAAAACCTTGAAATACGATTTTTTATTAATGGCAACGGCTGTTTCTCTAATCGTTTTAGGTGCTGTTTTGGCGTATAAAGGCAACAAAAATGCGAAAAAGGCTGAGGTGAAGCAACATGAAAATCGTTAA
- a CDS encoding PTS lactose/cellobiose transporter subunit IIA has translation MDQEYLEAVMGLIINSGNAKSDAMEAIYAAKASNFEEADAKIKSAEEALVQAHHAQTGLLTKEAQGEKLDITLLTIHSQDHLMTSIAFTDLAKEIIDVHRKISA, from the coding sequence ATGGATCAAGAATATTTGGAAGCAGTGATGGGGTTAATTATTAACTCTGGAAATGCCAAAAGTGATGCAATGGAAGCAATTTATGCCGCTAAAGCAAGTAACTTTGAAGAGGCAGATGCAAAAATCAAATCAGCTGAAGAAGCGTTAGTTCAAGCGCATCATGCTCAAACAGGTTTATTAACAAAAGAAGCACAAGGTGAAAAATTAGATATCACATTGTTGACCATACATAGTCAAGATCATCTAATGACGTCAATTGCTTTTACTGATTTAGCTAAAGAGATTATTGATGTTCATCGCAAAATTTCAGCGTAA
- a CDS encoding DUF3188 domain-containing protein produces the protein MMKNGLFLISIGLIMFMFCVNRTTLEYDFLLMTTAVTSIIVGSVISFKANKKAKQAEVNQDENR, from the coding sequence ATGATGAAAAATGGTTTGTTTTTAATTAGTATCGGGTTAATAATGTTTATGTTCTGTGTCAATCGCACAACGTTGGAGTATGATTTTTTACTGATGACAACGGCCGTGACGTCTATCATTGTGGGAAGTGTAATCTCTTTTAAAGCTAATAAAAAAGCAAAGCAAGCTGAGGTGAACCAAGATGAAAATCGTTAA